The Cicer arietinum cultivar CDC Frontier isolate Library 1 chromosome 1, Cicar.CDCFrontier_v2.0, whole genome shotgun sequence genome contains the following window.
AACAGTTCAAGTAATTTGAATTGGTAAAAGAAAATAGGCAAATGCCACCTGTGCCGTGTGGGAATGAATTTGTGTGAATTTCTACATTttcttatttgaatattttctcCTTTTTGGTCATGTCATGTATTTTTCAgatcttgaaaaaaaaacattctctaaactcattcatatacaAATTTAAGGTTGTTATTGGAGAAGGAAAAATGCAACTGGTGACATAGGGAATGGGTGCTGcactattttttattgtatttgtgtTTTGCATATTGTCATAGATATGAAGGAATTTTGAAGTCAAGGATGACTACTCTTTCTTGTACGTTTATTTTTTTTGGGAACCCATTTTTTTAGTTACAACTTGTTTTcattaaattaagattttttttctttctttacatAAAAAGATGGTTAGGCAGTATCGCAATAGAGGTAAAAGGGAATTGCAAGAAAGAGAATTTGAATAGAGGTTAAATTTGGTGTGATGTTATCTAATGAATATGTGGAACTTATTTTGATTTAAGGATTTAAAATTCTGATTCGCAAGTGAAGCACTTGATGGAACTCTCATCCTAAAGCCACCTTCATTTAAtgttacaaataattaaatttatgtaattttaaaataatatatttgtcacAATAGTTGTGTTATGTATTtgtttagttataattttattcaatataaCTAAAGGAGGAAACATATACTTTTAATATCATCTACCATTTCAATCACTTGTTAACGCATCTAATATTAGCACTTAATggttgtttatttatttattaaacatatacaAAATAGTTAGTTCATAGTGATTTCAAGGAAATATATAAGTTCTCCTATAAAGATGATATGGTGTATCAAAGACTTAAAATACAAAAACTTAAGAATAAGACTTAAAataatactcacattaaaactaaaaattaacatTAGAGATAAGATGTAATAAAAGAAATAGATTGTGTCAAATAATATTCAACCATAATCGAAAATATTGTTTGAATTTTACTTGCAATTATGTtcaacttttgattttttttttactaattttaatcaattttatattattattaattaatatttgtaattattatttatttattaaatttattttttataaattgacacatgaaaaaaaaatctagttcTGTGCAACCATCaactaaatattatatataaaataaattttattaatttagaatgTCACAATTTGGATATGCACTTTCTTTTATGtatgaataaaattatatattaatatataatttaaaaaaatgtatatcaaaaactttattttttagtttttaaaaaaatagtgatatttaaaaaaatcctcatttttcgtctttatttttaaaataaacacaacaaaataaccacataaaactaaatatatatatatatatatatatatatatatatttaattttcatgcaatattcatcagacataattcaaatattgtatgatacaattttaaaataaccaTAGTGTCATTGTTATTTAAATAGACTCATGGTAGTAGTTCACTAGTAGAAAACGTTAATGAATTAATTGCTCGGTGATGACTAAGAACATCATCAAAATCGTGTGATCCTTATACATCGCCAAATATATTAAGAACgaaataattgtaattttaactAAGTTTATCAATCAACTAAgattatgaattattttttcttaataacttttggattttttattattatattatagtttTAATAAGGATTGGTGTAGTAGGTGAGGGATGGGATAATTTTTTGGACGTGAAAGataatatcattaatatatCATTTAGCAAGATAAttttctctatctctatttctttttatttcaaagtGTTGATATGAATGGCCAAAAGATAATTTTTGCAATTTATATggtgaggaaaaaaaaaagagtatttttatttttttttgttagtcaaaagatattattattatatttttaaaagcggcttatttttggaattttttataaaagtgcAGATAATAAACACAAAATCTGAATTTCAGTTCACATGATAAACATTAAACACAAAACATAAATGTAAAAAGTGCAAGTTGCTGTGTTACAAAGCAAGTTCTATTTCCATCACTGCAAAGTGCTTATACTCATTCTCCAATCAAACATGATTAAATCACTGTCTACTCTTCTTCAACCTCTTGATGAGAACAGTGTTTTCCCAACTTCATTCATCTGGGTATCCATCAAAATGTAATATTTGTTCAATTTCAATGACTTTTTGGTGCTTTCAGATGATGGGTATGGACAAAGTTTGAATCTTTTTTGTGaaatttttgttgggtggtttgaattttgagtgaaaatatgaaaaagcAGTTTATGGTTTTGTACCTTGTGTTCTTTTGGATTTGGGTGATTCTCTTTTGTGGTATTGCTCATAGTGGAAGGCTTGAAAGTGTGAACATTGGGGCAGTATTTACCTTTGATTCGGTGATAGGTAGAGTTGCAAAGGCTTCTATGGAAATGGCTGTTTCTGATGTCAATTCTGACCCAACTGTTCTCAATGGGACTAAGCTCAATTTGATAATGAAGGATGGCATGTGTAATGCCTTTTTGGGATCAACTGGAGGTAGTTACTTTTTTGCTCTCTCTCTTTCTATtggtttttaaatataaaatgatacaTTGAGAAGACAAAATTTTGAGTATGTGCCAAGAAAAAAGAATCTGAAGTTGGATGTGTATAGCAAGTTATGTCATAGACAATATTTTGGATAATTGATGAATGTTTGGTTTCACTTTTGGAGGACTCAAATTGATTCTAGAGatgtataattgattttgacattTTAGTTGCTCTCAAGTAGAATTGATTTTATCTAAATGATTGATTATAACTTAGCTAGAATTTGTAGCTTTTCCCCCTACAATTGATTTTTACGTGAAATCTATTATTCATATCACTTTTACATGATTGTATCTAAACATAAATCACTATACCTTCAACTCAGTTTTGACTACTTAAACTTGTTTTTTACTTGGATTTAACCtcgttatatttattttctttcatttcttttttgttaGAGTTGTAAGATGTGGTGGAACAAGAAATCCCTGTCATTTTTGCTATTTATATGTTTAAGCTTCAATTTTGTCAGTTTCTTATGTTGTTAACTTGTTGTCTCTTAAACGTTCAActaatatctaatttttttagtaagtTTGATTATGTTTTATTACTCATATTGTTTTGAATGATGCATGCTTGGTTTATTATGTCTCTCTGATACtatgatatgatatattttttatcctaATGTTTATACTATATTTTGGATTTCTAGTGACAGCTTATTACTTTCTTAGGTCACAGTTCTTGATGATTTCTCATTCTGttgcatttattttatcattactCAAACATTGCTTATTTGGATGCAAAGTTTCCAAATTTAAATTTGCAGTTTGTATAATTTCTACTGTCTGTTTTGAACAGCTTTTCAGTTACTTGAGCAAGGAGTTGTAACCATAATTGGTCCACAATCATCCGCCATGGCTCATTCGATTTCTCAAATAGCCGATGCTGTCAAAGTTCCCCTTATTTCATATGCTGCAACTGATCCAACCCTATCATCCCTTCAATTTCCTCTCTTTTTTCGTACGGTACAAAGTGACTCAGAGCAAATGGAAGCAATGGCCAATCTGATCGACTTCAATGGATGGAAAGAGGTCATTGTTTTATTCTTGGACGATGATTATGGAAGAAATGGAATATCTGCTTTGAGTGATGAACTTGAAAAAAAGAGACTAAAAATTGCTCACAAACTAGCTTTGAGTATTTATTTTGATCTAGATGAAATCACTAAGTTGCTCAATCAAACCAAAGTATTTAGTCCCCGTGTGTTTGTCGTTCATGTCAACCCGGATCCAAGATTGAGAATTTTTTCTATTGCTCGCAAACTTCAAATGATGACCAGTGACTATGTCTGGCTAGTCACAGATTGGCTTGCTGCTACCCTACATTCATTTTCACCGGCGAATCAGAACTCTCTTAGCATTGTCGAAGGAGTTGTTGGTCTTCGTCAACACACTCCGGATTCTAGAAAAAAAAGAGCTTTTATTTCTCAATGGAAAAAGATGCAAAAAGAAGGTGTAGCAAATACTAGTTTGAACTCCTACGGATTTTTCGCTTATGATACAGTTTGGACAGTTGCACATTCGATTGATAAATTCTTGAGAGTATATAATAACATTACTTTCTTGCCTCATGAAAACAATGAGGTACGTCATACAGAAGGGATTGGTATTCAGCTTGAGAAGCTCAAAGTTTTAGCTGGTGGAAATGATCTTGTTAACATATTATTACAATCAAATTTTAGCGGCGTGAGTGGTCAAATTCGGTTTAGTTCAGACAGAAGTGTCATAAGTAGTGGTTATGATGTTATCAATATTCATCAGATGAAAATTAATAAGGTTGGTTATTGGTCTAATCACTCAGGTTTTTCTGTTGTACCACCTGAAGTTCTTGCGAAAAAGGAACATCGTATGCTTTCGATAGATCAGAAGCTCAACAATATTACTTGGCCAGGTGGGAAAACCGAAAGACCACGTGGGTGGGTGATTGCTGATAATGGAAAGCCACTGAGAATTGGAGTGCCAAAGAGAGCAAGTTTTGTTGAATTCGTAACTGAACTTCAAGATAGTCATCACGTTGAGGGTTATTGTATCGATATCTTCAAGAAAGCCTTGGAATTTATTCCATATGAAATTCCTTATGTATTCAAGCCTGTTGGAAATGGTAAAGCAAATCCCAATTATGATACACTTGTGAAAATGATTGATGAAAATGTAAGTGAGACTCACCatgaaaaaaagaaatagtCTTAAAATTGCATAATCAGTGTTAGGTCCAATATACTTGGTTGCAACTTTACAATTGAAAGTTCGGTACAGGTATATGATGCAGTTGTTGGAGACATTGCGATTGTGACGAACCGGACGAAGATTGCGGACTTTTCTCAGCCTTATGCGTCATCTAGCCTTGTTATAGTGGCTCCTATCAATAGTTCAAAATCAAATGCTTGGGTATTCCTCAAACCATTCTCAGCAGATATGTGGTGTATCATTGCTGCATCATTTATGATGATTGGAATTGTTATATGGATTCTTGAGCACCGAGTCAACGATGATTTCCGTGGTCCTCCTAAGAGGCAACTTGTGACAATATTTATGTAAGCCGCCATTTTAGTCaattcaggcgattttcttatttaattttttttcttctgatgaAGAACTTCTATTGTAAATTTACAACTATGACGAGTAGCtcaatatatgattttattacCTTTTAAACTTGGCTTGTATAATTTGATGTAGAAGTAGGTACCCCTTTGATTATCTTGTGTTTAAGATTCTAACTCtgcattttatttgttttcaggTTCAGCCTCTCAACACTGTTTAAGACAAATAGTAAGAAAAAGCTCCAAACTCCAATAGTTTCTTTAATGCAAATTAGTTTTACACTGACATGCAATGCAATGGGAGCTCTCTTTCTTTTCATGtcatacaattaattttaaaatacaggTAAAAAGGTAGCGTGATATGGCAAATTAGtgtattttcaaatttcaatggATGTTGGCGTAAAATTAGTTTACACTAACCGTTCATGATACTCCAGTTTCAATGAAAAATGAACATTGAGAAACACAAATAGCCATGTACATTTTCTCTTCCTTACACATCTAACAAATTTTCACATTGTCTTGAAATCAGATAACACTGTAAGCTCACTTTCTAAAATGGTGATGATAGTCTGGCTTTTCCTACTGATGGTGATCACAGCTAGCTATACAGCAAGCTTGACTTCAATTCTCACAGTGGAGCAGCTTTCGTCGCCGATCACAGGAATTGATAGTTTGATTGCAACTAACTGGCCAATTGGATACCAAGTAGGGTCATTTGCTTACAGCTATCTGACAGATAATCTTTTTGTATCGAGATCGAGACTTGTTTCGTTAGGCTCCCCTGAGGAATATGCTCTAGCACTTCGGAATGGACCGTCTAGTGGTGGGGTAGCAGCTATTGTTGATGAGCTTCCGTATGTGGAGTTATTTCTGTCAAAAGAAACTGAATTCGGTATTATTGGTCAGCCATTTACCAGAAGCAGTTGGGGATTTGTAAGTGCTATCTAACTAATCTTCAAAGTTACGATGTAcatgattaaaaataaagtgcTTCAGATTTCCCTNNNNNNNNNNNNNNNNNNNNNNNNNNNNNNNNNNNNNNNNNNNNNNNNNNNNNNNNNNNNNNNNNNNNNNNNNNNNNNNNNNNNNNNNNNNNNNNNNCTACATCATAGATTGTAAGGGAAGTATGTTTCATAATAGGAAAAATTCTAACAAGAAAAGTTTTCTCCAATATGTTTCATATGCCTCAAAAGTCAAAACTCTATTTTGATACAAAGGCTCATATTCGCTAATAAGTGAGCAGACGCTCGAGTGTAGCGTGGCGGAACTCGTATTGCATAATTGAAAACTACAACATTTACTTCGTAATTTGAATAGAAGTATTTAAACACAATTTGTACTTTTAACTCTAAGTATTGCATAGTAGAAAGCTACAACATTCACTCTGATGTTAGATCACATACATAATTGGCCGAACTCCATGATCAATTGTTGTATTCTTGTGCATTTACTTATCCGTTTACTTTAGAGCCGGATTACCTTTCTAATAGGTTCTGAACTGTTGGGTATGACTCATAGTTAATGATGAGTAGGTAGGTCGCTTGACGAGGTGAATATTTAACAAAAGTCGTACATTATAATTCCTAAACTTgaatcataataaaaatgtattgtAGTTGTTCTGTGGTCGGAGTCGTAGACACAATTGACTAAACTCCTTGATTAAACACTATGTGttctctatatattttttgtatctacttttttttttgaactatAATTGTTGTTCTAACATGACTTGTTGTGCAACAATCTATCAGGCTTTTCAAAGAGACTCGCCTCTAGCAGTCGACATGTCAACCGCAATTTTGAACCTAGCTGAAAGTGGAGAGCTTCAAAAGATACATGAGAAATGGTTTTGTAAGATGGGTTGTCTTGGTGAAAGGAAAACAGACCCTAAGCCTGACCAACTTCACCTGATCAGCTTTTGGGGTCTATATCTCTCATGTGCTGTCATCTCTCTCGCCGCGCTTGTTCTGTTTCTGCTGCGAATGATTAACCAATATGTCCGGTTCAAACAAAGACAAAAGGACGCTGCTGCTTCATCGTCAGAACCACCGGAGAGTCATTGTTCCCGGGTTGTTGTTAACTTCTTTAACTTCATTGATAAAAAGGAAGATGCCATCAAGAAAATGTTCACTCAATGTGACAATCCTCACAACCCCCCAACTGAGatgtgattattattattattatcagtgAACTGCTGTAACTCAAACTTGAAATAATGATAACCATGTATATTTATGTGAAGAGCACCATTATTTTTTCAGCTTTTGTTTCTCTCTTTTCTAAAAGGTCCTCACGTTAACATTGGTTTTCATTTTGGTAAACCAAATATCTATGCGTGCAACTCATGAGACTAATATCTAATTCTCTTGATATAAATGTGATTCATTTAAATGATTGATTTCTCCaacatatgatttttttatacacGTCAGTAAGAGGTTGAACTTTCCATCAAAGTATTAAGAAATTAGATCTTAATTCCCAAGTTGCGCAggtacatttttatttatttaatttaagtagatttaaaataaataaaaaatgaagttttataTCTCAATTGTTCATAAATCCATAATTTAgtagttatatcaataatatacaTGCAATTGTActaatataatttatagaagAGAAGTATCATTGTTAGATGAATGAATTGAATAAATGAAGTAACGTATTAAGTTTGACATTGATGGATATGTTAAATGTTGAAGTaatgtatttgataattgaaattaagagaCAGACTCAATTGATATACAATTGAGATACAAAATGTATTACTTTATTGTTGAAACTATATAGGATGAAAGTGAAATAGTCGGAAATACATTCATCTTTTATTCTCGATTttaagtttttcattttttttttgattggTCAATTTCATTATACACTCCggttgtttttcttttggtttattattattattttctcctTAAGGTATGTAGAAGGACAGACTCTTCGTTAGAAAATGTAATATTCTCgaccacaattttttttaatgtaattattgtCTTGATTGTCTCTTCATCTAATTGTCTATGTTATACCTTGATTTAGCAATATCTCAACTCCTATTC
Protein-coding sequences here:
- the LOC101507003 gene encoding glutamate receptor 3.7, which encodes MKKQFMVLYLVFFWIWVILFCGIAHSGRLESVNIGAVFTFDSVIGRVAKASMEMAVSDVNSDPTVLNGTKLNLIMKDGMCNAFLGSTGAFQLLEQGVVTIIGPQSSAMAHSISQIADAVKVPLISYAATDPTLSSLQFPLFFRTVQSDSEQMEAMANLIDFNGWKEVIVLFLDDDYGRNGISALSDELEKKRLKIAHKLALSIYFDLDEITKLLNQTKVFSPRVFVVHVNPDPRLRIFSIARKLQMMTSDYVWLVTDWLAATLHSFSPANQNSLSIVEGVVGLRQHTPDSRKKRAFISQWKKMQKEGVANTSLNSYGFFAYDTVWTVAHSIDKFLRVYNNITFLPHENNEVRHTEGIGIQLEKLKVLAGGNDLVNILLQSNFSGVSGQIRFSSDRSVISSGYDVINIHQMKINKVGYWSNHSGFSVVPPEVLAKKEHRMLSIDQKLNNITWPGGKTERPRGWVIADNGKPLRIGVPKRASFVEFVTELQDSHHVEGYCIDIFKKALEFIPYEIPYVFKPVGNGKANPNYDTLVKMIDENVYDAVVGDIAIVTNRTKIADFSQPYASSSLVIVAPINSSKSNAWVFLKPFSADMWCIIAASFMMIGIVIWILEHRVNDDFRGPPKRQLVTIFMFSLSTLFKTNNNTVSSLSKMVMIVWLFLLMVITASYTASLTSILTVEQLSSPITGIDSLIATNWPIGYQVGSFAYSYLTDNLFVSRSRLVSLGSPEEYALALRNGPSSGGVAAIVDELPYVELFLSKETEFGIIGQPFTRSSWGFAFQRDSPLAVDMSTAILNLAESGELQKIHEKWFCKMGCLGERKTDPKPDQLHLISFWGLYLSCAVISLAALVLFLLRMINQYVRFKQRQKDAAASSSEPPESHCSRVVVNFFNFIDKKEDAIKKMFTQCDNPHNPPTEM